One genomic region from Bradyrhizobium icense encodes:
- the fixJ gene encoding response regulator FixJ encodes MATRGNVYVIDDDEAMRDSLHFLLDSADFEVSVFETAQKFLDHLSTTEFGCVVSDVRMPGIDGVELLKRLKVSRASLAVIIMTGHGDVPLAVEAMKLGAVDFLEKPFEDCRLVAMIDAALRQAEAGARDEAMTQDIAARVAALSQRERQVMEGLVAGLSNKMIARDYNISPRTIEVYRANMMTKMQASSLSELVRLAMRAGALKD; translated from the coding sequence ATGGCAACTAGAGGAAATGTCTACGTCATCGACGATGATGAGGCGATGCGTGACTCGCTGCACTTCTTGCTCGATTCCGCGGATTTTGAGGTCAGTGTGTTCGAGACGGCGCAGAAATTCCTCGATCACCTTTCCACCACCGAATTCGGCTGTGTGGTCTCGGACGTCCGCATGCCCGGCATCGATGGCGTCGAATTGCTAAAGCGCCTCAAGGTGAGCCGCGCATCCTTGGCCGTCATCATCATGACCGGCCATGGCGACGTCCCCCTCGCCGTCGAGGCGATGAAACTCGGTGCGGTCGATTTCCTGGAGAAGCCGTTCGAGGATTGCCGCCTGGTCGCGATGATCGACGCCGCGCTCCGGCAGGCTGAAGCCGGCGCCCGCGACGAGGCAATGACGCAGGACATCGCCGCGCGGGTCGCCGCGCTGAGCCAGCGCGAGCGGCAGGTGATGGAGGGATTGGTGGCTGGCCTGTCCAATAAGATGATCGCACGCGACTACAATATCAGCCCGCGCACCATCGAGGTCTACCGAGCCAACATGATGACCAAGATGCAGGCTTCGAGTCTTTCGGAACTCGTCCGCCTCGCCATGCGAGCCGGGGCGCTTAAAGATTGA
- a CDS encoding helix-turn-helix domain-containing protein: protein MLTRSTAPSLNVNRAAPGAFGPVEPFFGFTGHAGLIATEFTYGKDEEIYGEDEPAEYVYQVVRGAVRTYKLLSDGRRQIGAFHLPGDVFGLESGTKHRLAAEAIIDSTVRLLKRRSVEQAAGTDVRVAHKLWTMTADDLKRAEEHMLLLGRKSAMERVANFLLEMDCRLTVAGMMALPMCRRDIGDYLGLTLETVSRALSQLNDEGVLGFSGARQIVLRNRQRLRNMDI, encoded by the coding sequence ATGCTCACCCGATCGACCGCCCCGTCCCTCAACGTCAACCGAGCCGCTCCCGGCGCGTTTGGGCCTGTCGAACCGTTTTTCGGCTTCACGGGCCATGCTGGCCTGATCGCCACGGAGTTCACCTACGGCAAGGACGAGGAAATCTACGGTGAGGACGAGCCGGCGGAATATGTTTACCAGGTCGTTCGCGGCGCGGTGCGCACCTACAAGCTGCTGTCCGACGGACGTCGTCAAATCGGCGCGTTCCATTTGCCTGGCGACGTGTTCGGGCTGGAGTCCGGCACCAAGCACCGCCTGGCCGCCGAAGCCATCATCGACAGCACCGTGCGCCTGTTGAAGCGCCGCAGCGTCGAACAGGCGGCCGGCACCGACGTCCGGGTCGCCCACAAGCTCTGGACCATGACGGCTGATGACCTCAAGCGCGCCGAGGAGCACATGCTGCTGCTTGGTCGCAAAAGCGCGATGGAACGAGTCGCCAACTTCCTCCTGGAGATGGACTGCCGCCTCACGGTGGCCGGCATGATGGCGCTCCCGATGTGCCGCCGCGACATCGGCGATTATCTCGGGCTTACGCTGGAAACGGTGTCACGTGCCCTGTCTCAATTGAACGACGAAGGCGTGCTGGGCTTTTCCGGTGCCCGCCAGATCGTGCTGCGCAACCGCCAGCGCCTGCGCAACATGGATATCTGA
- a CDS encoding cold-shock protein, translated as MPQGKVKLFKDDKGFGFIAPDTGGEDLFFHVSSLLPGVTPKQGDRVSYEIGVDRRTGRSRAEKVVIG; from the coding sequence ATGCCCCAAGGCAAGGTGAAGTTGTTTAAGGACGATAAGGGTTTCGGCTTTATAGCGCCTGACACCGGCGGTGAAGACCTATTCTTCCACGTGAGCAGCTTGTTGCCAGGTGTAACGCCCAAGCAAGGAGACCGCGTAAGCTATGAAATCGGTGTAGACCGCAGGACCGGACGTAGTCGGGCCGAAAAGGTCGTGATCGGTTGA
- a CDS encoding Rieske 2Fe-2S domain-containing protein yields the protein MNFSLVGAMWRDGEKTILEFVGSNAQTIQVNETPDEISRSISVELLSRALQILGTGAAEVSVDLRTGDAHPDHWHALAWSREIRPENTFASSSRERTVVVRQRQGDLFALEDRCAYRQVPLSKGVVRDCRLHCCYHGSTRRSWRTKANPNSANHLRRAGMSSLMI from the coding sequence GTGAATTTCTCGCTTGTCGGGGCGATGTGGCGTGATGGCGAGAAAACGATCCTGGAGTTCGTCGGAAGCAACGCCCAAACGATCCAGGTGAACGAGACGCCGGACGAAATCTCTCGATCCATCTCGGTGGAGTTATTGAGTCGAGCGTTGCAGATTTTGGGAACCGGAGCCGCCGAAGTATCGGTGGATTTGCGAACGGGCGATGCGCATCCGGACCATTGGCATGCTCTTGCCTGGTCGCGTGAGATCAGGCCGGAGAACACTTTTGCTTCCTCGTCTCGCGAGCGAACCGTCGTCGTTCGGCAAAGACAGGGCGATCTGTTCGCGCTGGAAGATCGCTGCGCCTATCGGCAGGTGCCATTGTCGAAAGGCGTCGTCAGGGATTGCCGGCTGCATTGCTGTTATCACGGCTCAACGCGGCGGAGCTGGCGCACTAAAGCTAATCCTAATTCCGCAAATCACTTGAGGCGAGCAGGTATGTCGAGTTTAATGATCTGA